The nucleotide window CAAAGGCCACGACATGATCCCTACTCCAACACATATAACTCAAGATGGAAGAACCACCCCAATTTCTCATGAAGCAACAAAAATCCATCTAAGCAACTTATATATCCTTAGCAGAAACCTACCAATCCGAATGAACTAAAAGAACCAACTTTGAAGGAGATTATGACTCAATTTATTTAGactcaacaacaaacaaataataacCTTCAAGCTGGTTATCAAAATTATCATGCTGCAATTCAAAAATTGGAAGTCCAAGCCAAATTGCAAATATAGTCAATGGGAGGGAGAAAGGCAAGTTACCTAGCCAGCCTGAAGTAAATCCAAGAGGCCAGGAGCACATTAAGGGCATAAAAACATTGAGGAGTGGCAGAACTTATGAGGCTAGACCTGAAGATATTTCTAAGTTGAAACATAGGGAAAACAAGCTACTGAAATTGATTTAGACATGGAGGACATCGCCACACTTCAGCCACACCGTATCCGTGCCACAACGAATGTTAGAGAAGTCCCTACATTAGCTATTGAGCTTACCAAAGAACCTACAACAGCTGCCCCTTCCAAGGAGCGAATATATGTGcctcaaattccttttccgCAAAGACTACAAAAGCACAAGAGAGATCAACAAACAATGGATATTCTGGAATTGTTTagaaatattcaaataaacaTTCcattgtttgatgaagtgaagCAAATCCCAACTTATGCTATGTTCCTCAAGGATGTTTGCACAAACAAGCGAAAGTTTGCTACACATGAGAAAGTGATGTTGTCTAAGGAATGCAGTGCAGTTCTCCATAAGAAATTGCCATCAAAACCTAAGGATCCAGGGAGTTTTACAATTTCTTGCAGTATTGAAAATTTACATATTGAAAAGGCTTTAATTGATTTGGGTGCACGTATTAACTT belongs to Prunus persica cultivar Lovell chromosome G4, Prunus_persica_NCBIv2, whole genome shotgun sequence and includes:
- the LOC109948646 gene encoding uncharacterized protein LOC109948646, coding for MEDIATLQPHRIRATTNVREVPTLAIELTKEPTTAAPSKERIYVPQIPFPQRLQKHKRDQQTMDILELFRNIQINIPLFDEVKQIPTYAMFLKDVCTNKRKFATHEKVMLSKECSAVLHKKLPSKPKDPGSFTISCSIENLHIEKALIDLGAHILIKVDQFVLPANFIILDVEEDREIPIIMGRPFLATAVTIIDVKKGLLSMTVQSQTIEFKVFEAIKKPMDMDVCFYVDVIDTIAHTTFLANVNEDELLTCLANPKLRSYSNEAQHLVATLDSAPI